The region GTGCTGGCCGATCAGCAGACGATCCTCGGCGACCTGCGCCGGATCACCGCGATCGGCCTGGTCATCGCGTCCGTGCTGGCGGGGTGCAGTGCCGCGATCACGGCCGCCTCGTCGGTGGTCGACCGTCGCAGGACCTTCGGCGCGCTGATCGCTGCCGGTACGCCCCGGCGGGTGCTGGCGCGGGCGCTGCGCACCGAGGCCGCGCTGCCCGCGCTGGTGGCGACGCTCGGTGCGGGTGCCGGTGGTGTCGGGGTCGGTTACGGCCTGCTGAGCCTGTTCAAGATCGACGGGGCGCTAAGTCCCTGGGTGTTCGCGCCGGTCGCGCTGGGCGTACTGGTCGCGGTCCTGGCGGCGTCGGCGAGCGGCCCGATGCTGCGCCGGGTCGCTTCCGAGCCGTTCGCGGAGGAGTGAGCCATGACGACCCTCGACGTGCGGACACAACGCCTCACCGGCCGGATCCACGATCTCGACGCGCTGCGCGGCTTCGCCCTGTGCGGAATCCTGTTCGTCAACATCCCCTCGATCGCGCACATGGGCTGGGGCCCGGCCATCGGGGTGGCCGACCCGGTGCGGACGGCGCTGAACATGTTCGTGCAGCAGCGCTTCCACCCGATCTTCGCCTTCCTGTTCGGCGTCGGGTTCGCGCTGTTTCTCGACCGGGCGGGCGCCCGGGTGGCCCATCCGCGGGTCCTGCTGTTCCGCAGGCTCGCCGTGCTGGCCCTCATCGGAGTCGGGCACCAGTTCCTGATGCCCGGCGAACCGCTGCTGATCTACGCCGTCGCCGGCATGGTCGTGCTGCTGCCGACCGCGAGGCTGCCGCGATGGGTTCTGCTGTGGGGCGGGCTCGCGCTGCTCCTGACGGGGCTGATCGCCGCCGACGGCGGTGTCTTCCTGGTACCCGGTCTGCTGGTGCTCGGCGCGGCGGCGGTGCGCTGCGGACTCGTGGAGACGCTCGACCACCGGACGAGGCAGCTCGGGGTCGTCTTCGGGATTTCGGTCGTGCCGGCCGGGATCGGCGTGTGGATCCAGGTGATCTCCAAACAGGAGCCGACGTTCTTCCTGATCTGGGCGACGGCGGGACTCTTCGGCGCGGTCGCCTACGCATCCGGGTTCCTGCTGCTGTTCCGCACCCGGCTGCGGGGCGCGCTGGCCGCGGTGTTCACCCCGCTCGGCCGGATGGCGCTGACGAACTTCGTGAGCGCCACGCTGCTGACGCTGTCGTTCGGGCCGCTGATCGGCCTTGGCGAAGGCTCCATCCGGTACGACCGGATGCTGTTGTTCGCGATCGGCGTCCTGGCCGCCCAATGGGCCTTCTCGCGCTGGTGGCTGCGCCGGTTCGGCCACGGGCCGCTGGAGTGGCTCTGGCGCTGCGCCACCTGGTGGCGGCTGGTCCCGTTGCGCCGATCGGTTCGCTGAACCGCCCGCACGTCACCCGTCCGGCCGGTCCGGTCACTCCGAGACCGGCCGGAGGGCCGGGGCCACCAGCCACTTGGCCGATACGTCCAGCGCCTTCCGACAGCGATTCTGAGTACCGGAAAACGCAAGACCACCAGGAGGTTCACGAAATGTTCACCACTCTGCTGACGGTCGCGGGCACCGTGCTCGCGGTGGGTGTGCTGCTGCTGATGGCGGCCAGCTCGGTACTACCCGACCTCTCGGAGTCGTCCCGAGCCCGGCACTGAAGGGGCCGGACGAGGAAGAGTTGATCCGAACCATGTCCAGCACCGCGTTCCAGACGGGCGCCCGGCCGGAGTCCGGCCGTCAGCCCGGTTCGCCGGTGGCCCGGGCGGTCGCCGTCCGGGCCACCAGCGGGAAGCACGCCGGTGCTCCCTTCCTGGCCCGCCTGTCGGCTTCCCCGCCCGCGACGAACGCGGGCCGCTCGGTGCCCTCCTCGGGTGCCGTGCGCAGCCACGCCAGCCGGTGCAGCGTCTCGCTGTGGTGGTCGGTGATGGTGACCCGGGCGGAGTCGAACGAGTACAGCACCGCCCGGTTGATCTCGACGATGGCCCGGTCCCGCCACAGCGTCCGCTCCGAGGTCGTGTCCAGGCCGATCCGGTCCGCCACCTCGCGGATGAACCCGTAGGCCATCTCGTCGGCCAGAGCGCGGGTGCCGATCTCGGTCCCGACGAACCACGTGTTGAACGGCGCGGCCGGGTAGGTGATCCCGCCGATGAGCAGCCGCATGTTGCTGACCAGCGGAACGCTGTGCCAGCGCAGCCCCAGCTTGTAGAACCACGGCAGGTCCGGGTGCTCCAGCGGCACCTCCTGCACCAGGTCCCTGGGGACGGTGAAGGTCCTCGGCCCCTCGTGGGCGGTCTCCACGACGAGCGGCAGGTGGTCGAAGCGCCCGCGGGTCTTCGGCGGCCGCCAGCCCAGCCGCTGCGCGGCGGCGGTGAAGCCGACGTAGCGGGCGTCGCCGAGCACCTCCCCGCCCGGACCCGCGTAGCCGGCGTAGCGCACCACCTGCTCGTTCCAGATGCGCGGACCCGGCTCGTGCGGGGTATCCGGGGCGAAGACGCTGATCAGCGGCTGGATGCGACCGGCGTTGGTGGCCAGCCGCAGGTGCTCGAAGCACTCCTTGGCCACCGTGGTGGCGTTGCGCAGCCCGCGCAGGTCGCGCACGAGCAGCCGCCGCCAGGGAACGCCGCTGGTGCACCACCCGCTGTCGCGCAGCGCGACGCGGGCGCCGTAGGCCAGTTCCTCCGGGGTGTGCCGGTAGGTACCGGTCCTGGCGATCTCGGCGCGGACCTCGGCCAGCCGCGGGTCGAGCTCCCCGGCCTCCGGGTGGGCGTCGTGGAACGCTCGCAGGAACTTCTCGGCCGCCGCGACGTCGGTCGCCGCCGAACCGGGACCTGCGGGAGCGTTCTGCTGAGCCGGGGTTGCATCGCCGCGAATAGCCGTCACGGACCCGTAAAATAGTCTCGATCAACGTTCACGCGGCACTCTCGCACAGCCAGTCTTTGTTGTGAACTTTCGCCACCTGATCCGGTGGTCTCCCAACCCACTGTGGTGTGCATCGGCGCGGCCACGCCACCTCTTGATCGTCCGATCGGGTGAGGAAATCCGGCCAGGGCTGTTTTACAAGCGGCGTGAGCCGCTTGCGGTGCGGGACTCAGCCGGCGGTTCTCAGAAGCCCTTCTCGCGAGGACAGCGCCGACGTGGTGAGTCGGGCATTCATGATGTCGGCGATCCCGGAGCGAGAAGGCTTCTGAGGTTCCGCCACCCACACCGCCGCGCGAACCACTTCTGAAACATCCCTCAGATGCGCTCGAAGATCAGGTCGTGGATCACGCGGCCCTCGTCGTGGGCGCGGTTCTCGAACTTCGTCACCGGCCGCCAGTCCGGACGCGGGGCCCAACCGCCGGGCTCGGCCGCGTAGCGGTTGCGCAGCAGCGGCTGGGCCTGGCAGACCTCCAGCATCTGCTCGGCGTAGTTCTCCCAGTCGGTCGCCATGTGCAGCACGCCGCCCGGCGCGAGCCGGGAGGTGATCAGCTCGACCGAGGCGTCCTGGACCAGCCTGCGCTTGTGGTGGCGCTTCTTCGGCCACGGGTCCGGGAAGTAGATCCGCACCTCCGACAGCGACCCGGGCTCGACGTGGTCGCGCAGCAGGACGATCGCGTCGCCGCGCAGCAGCCGCAGGTTGGTCAGCTCCAGCTTCTCGGCCCGCAGCATGAGCTGGGCCAGGCCGGGCTTGTAGACCTCGATGGCCAGGTAGTTGACCTCGGGCGCGGCGGCCGCGAGCTGCGCGGTGGTCTCGCCCATGCCCGAACCGATCTCCAGCACCACCGGCGCCTGGCGGCCGAACCACGACGTGGTGTCGAGCGGGCCTTCCGGCAGCGCGGTGACCTCGGCGCCGAAATCCGGCCAGTACTGGTCCCAGGCCCGCTGCTGGCCGCTCGTCATGCGCTCGCCGCGCTGGACGTAGCTGACGACCGTACGACGAAACGGAACCTGCTGGTCAGAGGCATTCACGAGGAGCCAGTATCGCAAACCGCCGATGGTGGGCGGGCATTGCCCGCCGGGCCGCGAGGACACGAGCCGGACGCGTCGGCCGGGACGGCGGCCGTCCTGGGGCCACCGTCCGGCCGGCTCCGGCGGCCGACCTCACCGCCCGGCTGGACACCCCGCCCTCACACGGTCGCCCGGCGCCGCATCGGCCCATGCGGCCGGCAGGCTCGGGACTGGCGCCGGCCCCGTCACCACGACTCGATCTGCGGCAACGCCGAGAGCAGCCCGGGCGCCCGGTCCACCGGCACCGGCAGCGGAGAGGTGTCGCGGTGCGCGGCGAAGACGTGGACCCAGCCGGGGTGCTGGTCGGTGAACAGCACCGTCGTGGGCGCCTTCATCGGGCCGCGGTCGGACGGGCCGTACTCCCAGTAGCCGACCTCGCCGAGCGCGCGCCACGGCACGAACACCCAGCCGGGACGACCCGTCAGCAGGGTGTGGACCTCGTCCTCGAGCTCGAACGCCCTGGCCCGGGACGGCAGCTCGCCGCGGTCCAGCGCGCGCAGCCACCACGGCGCGGGCAACCGCCGCCGGGCCCCCTGGAGCCTGCGGAACAGTTCCAGCACCTGCTCCTCGGGGGCGGTGTGGATCCAGCTGTTGCGCAGCGCCGCAGGCCGGGCCGGCTCGTCCACGAGCGGATGGATCTCGGTCGCCAGCGACCACT is a window of Saccharopolyspora erythraea NRRL 2338 DNA encoding:
- a CDS encoding DUF418 domain-containing protein translates to MTTLDVRTQRLTGRIHDLDALRGFALCGILFVNIPSIAHMGWGPAIGVADPVRTALNMFVQQRFHPIFAFLFGVGFALFLDRAGARVAHPRVLLFRRLAVLALIGVGHQFLMPGEPLLIYAVAGMVVLLPTARLPRWVLLWGGLALLLTGLIAADGGVFLVPGLLVLGAAAVRCGLVETLDHRTRQLGVVFGISVVPAGIGVWIQVISKQEPTFFLIWATAGLFGAVAYASGFLLLFRTRLRGALAAVFTPLGRMALTNFVSATLLTLSFGPLIGLGEGSIRYDRMLLFAIGVLAAQWAFSRWWLRRFGHGPLEWLWRCATWWRLVPLRRSVR
- a CDS encoding nitric oxide synthase oxygenase, translating into MTAIRGDATPAQQNAPAGPGSAATDVAAAEKFLRAFHDAHPEAGELDPRLAEVRAEIARTGTYRHTPEELAYGARVALRDSGWCTSGVPWRRLLVRDLRGLRNATTVAKECFEHLRLATNAGRIQPLISVFAPDTPHEPGPRIWNEQVVRYAGYAGPGGEVLGDARYVGFTAAAQRLGWRPPKTRGRFDHLPLVVETAHEGPRTFTVPRDLVQEVPLEHPDLPWFYKLGLRWHSVPLVSNMRLLIGGITYPAAPFNTWFVGTEIGTRALADEMAYGFIREVADRIGLDTTSERTLWRDRAIVEINRAVLYSFDSARVTITDHHSETLHRLAWLRTAPEEGTERPAFVAGGEADRRARKGAPACFPLVARTATARATGEPG
- the trmB gene encoding tRNA (guanosine(46)-N7)-methyltransferase TrmB yields the protein MTSGQQRAWDQYWPDFGAEVTALPEGPLDTTSWFGRQAPVVLEIGSGMGETTAQLAAAAPEVNYLAIEVYKPGLAQLMLRAEKLELTNLRLLRGDAIVLLRDHVEPGSLSEVRIYFPDPWPKKRHHKRRLVQDASVELITSRLAPGGVLHMATDWENYAEQMLEVCQAQPLLRNRYAAEPGGWAPRPDWRPVTKFENRAHDEGRVIHDLIFERI